The following nucleotide sequence is from Microbacterium imperiale.
ATCGACCGCAGCTGCGCGGGCGACTTGTAGATGGAGCGGCGGCCGATCACGCGGTGATGCCGCGGGCCGCCAGCGCCGCCGTGATGCGTTCGGTGATCTCGTCGAGCGAGCCCACGCCGTCGATCTGGTCGACGATGCCCCGCTCGCGGAAGACGTCGAGGATCGGCGCCGTCTCGTTCTCGTAGATCGCGAGCCGCTTGGCGATGGACTCCTCGTTGTCGTCCGCGCGCCCCTGCTCGGCGGCGCGCTTGGACAGCCGGGCGATCGACTCGTCGCGCGGGACGACCAGCTCGATGACGCCGGTGAGCTCCTCACCGCGTGCCTGGAGGAACGCGTCGAGGTCGCCGACCTGGGCGAGGTTGCGCGGGTAGCCGTCGAGCAGGAATCCGCCGGCGGCGTCTGCCTGCTCGAGGCGGTCGCGCACGATCGCGCTCGTCAGCTCATCGGGCACGAGGTCGCCCCCGGCGATGATCGCCTGCACCTGCTGGCCGAGCTCGGTGCCCTGCTTCACGTTGGCGCGGAACACGTCGCCGGTCGAGACGGCGGGGATGCCCAGCGCCTCGGCGATGCGGATGCCCTGAGTGCCCTTGCCGGACCCCTGGGGGCCGACGATCAACAGACGTGCAGCCGTCATCGCAGCAGCCCTTCGTAGTGGCGCTGCTGGAGCTGCGCATCGATCTGCTTCACGGTCTCGAGGCCGACACCCACGATGATGAGGATGGACGCCCCGCCGAACGGGAAGTTCTGGTTGGCGCCGACCGTCGCGAGGGCGATGAGCGGCAGCAGCGCGATCAGACCGAGGTAGATGGACCCGGGAGCGGTGATGCGGGTCAGCACGTAGTCGAGGTACTCCGCCGTCGGGCGTCCCGCACGGATGCCGGGGATGAAGCCGCCGTACTTCTTCATGTTGTCGGCGACGTCGACCGGGTTGAACGTGATGGCGACGTAGAAGTACGTGAAGCCGATGATCAGCAGGAAGTAGACCGCCATGTAGAACGGGCTGTCACCGGTGGTGAAGTACTGCTGGATCCAGGCGACCCAGCCGGGCACGTTGCCATCGGCATCCGGGGTCTGGTTGAACTGCGCGACGAGCGCGGGGATGTACAGCAGCGACGAGGCGAAGATGACGGGCACGACGCCGGCCATGTTGACCTTGATCGGGATGTAGGTGTTGGTGCCGCCGTACGTGCGCCGGCCCACCATGCGCTTGGCGTACTGGACGGGGATGCGTCGCTGCGACTGCTCGACGAACACCACGAGCGCCACGACGGCGATGCCGACGGCCAGGACGAGGAGGAAGATCTCGAAGCCGCGGGCGATCGCGATCGACCACAGCGCGGCGGGGAAGGTCGCCGCGATCGAGGTGAAGATGAGGATCGACATGCCGTTGCCGACACCGCGCTCGGTGACGAGCTCGGCGAACCACATGATGAGGCCGGTGCCGGCGGTCATCGTGATGATCATCAGCAGCTGCGCGTACCACGCCTCGGACGTCAGCAGCTGCTCGCACTCGGGCACCCCGGCCACGGGGATCAGCTGGCCCGAGCGGGCGACCGTGACGAGGGTCGTGGACTGCAGCAGCGCCAGCGCGATCGTCAGGTAGCGCGTGTACTGCGTGAGCTTCGCCTGACCCGACTGGCCCTCTTTGTAGAGGGTCTCGAAGTGCGGGATGACCACGCGCAGCAGCTGCACGATGATCGTCGCGGTGATGTACGGCATCACGCCGAGCGCGAAGATCGACAGCTGCAGCAGGGCGCCGCCCGAGAACAGGTTCACGAGCGAGAGCAGGCCCTGCGCGGTGCCGCTCTGACCGAGGCAGCTCTGCACGTTCGGGAAGTTCACGAACGGCGTCGGCACGTGCGCGCCCAGGCGATAGATGGCGATGATCGCCAGGGTGAAGCCGATCTTCCGCCGGAGATCCGGGGTGCGGAAGACCCGCGCAATGGCGCTGAACAAGTGGATTCCTCCCAGGGGATGGGCGGCGTCTCGGGACGACACCGTCAACCAGGGTATCCCAGCGCGTTCACAGACGCGCCCCGGGATACGACGAAGCGAGGGCCGGAGCGAACTCCGGCCCTCGCTGGCGCATTACTTGATGGAACCGCCGGCTGCGACGATCTTCTGCTCGGCAGAACCCGAGACCTTGTCGACCGACACGTTCAGAGCCACCGAGATGTCGCCGGTGCCGAGCACCTTGACCTTCTCGTTCTTGCGAACGGCACCCTTGGCGACGAGGTCGCCGATCGTGACGTCGCCACCCTGCGGGTACAGCTCCGCGAGCTTGTCCAGGTTCACGACCTGGTACTCGACGCGGAACGGGTTCTTGAACCCGCGCAGCTTCGGCGTGCGCATGTGGAGCGGCATCTGGCCACCCTCGAAGCCCGCCTTGACCTGGTAGCGGGCCTTCTGGCCCTTGGTTCCGCGGCCCGCGGTCTTACCCTTCGAGCCCTCACCGCGACCGACACGGGTCTTCGCGGTGTTGGACCCGGGGACGGGACGCAGGTGGTGCACCTTCAGCACACCGGGGCGGGCGGCCGTGGTCTCGGCCTTCGCCTTCTTGTCGTCCTTCTTCTCAGCCATCAGTCGATCTCCTCAACCTTCACGAGGTGCGCGACGGTCTTGACGTAACCGCGCGTCTGCGCGTCGTCGGGGCGGACGACCGAGTCGCCGATCCGCTTGAGACCCAGCGAACGCAGCGTGTCACGCTGGTTCTGCTTCTCGCTCACCTTGGACTTGACCTGGGTGACCTTCAGTCGAGCGGCCATCAGGCACCTACCTTCTGTGCAGCGTTCGCCTCGGCCTCGGCACGCACGAGACGAGCCGGTGCGACCTGGTCGAAGTCCAGGCCACGGCGTGCGGCGACCGCACGGGGCTCCTCGAGCTGCTTCAGCGCCTCGACGGTCGCGTGCACGATGTTGATCGTGTTCGACGAGCCGAGCGACTTCGACAGGACGTCGTGGATACCGGCGCACTCGAGCACGGCGCGGACCGGACCACCGGCGATAACACCGGTACCGGCGGCAGCCGGACGCAGGAGCACGACACCAGCGGCGGCCTCACCCTGCACGGGGTGCGGGATGGTCGAGCCGGTGCGGGGAACGCGGAAGAAGTTGCGCTTGGCCTCTTCGACGCCCTTCGAGATGGCCAGGGGCACCTCGCGGGCCTTGCCGTAGCCGACACCCACGAGACCGTTGCCGTCGCCGACGACGACGAGCGCCGTGAAGCTGAAGCGACGACCACCCTTGACGACCTTCGACACGCGGTTGATCGTGACGACGCGCTCCAGGAACTGGCTCTTGTCGGCGTCGCGCGAACCGCGGTCGCGGTTGTTGTTGCGCTCACGGCTGCCGCGACGGGGCTCGCGGGCCTCGCGCTCGACGGGAGCGGTGGCCGCAGCCTGCTCGGTCGTAGCCTGTTCGGTCACAGGGTTCTCTCCGTTGTTGTTGGTCACTGCATCGCTCACAGGTTCAGACCTCCCTCGCGAGCGCCGTCGGCGATCGCTGCGACACGGCCCGCGTAGCGGTTGCCACCGCGGTCGAACACGACGTCGGCGACGCCGGCGGCCTTGGCGCGCTCGGCGACGAGCTCGCCGACCTTGCGAGCCTTGGCGGTCTTGTCACCGTCGAACGTGCGCAGGTCGGCCTCGAGGGTCGACGCCGAAGCGACCGTGTGGCCCTTGGCGTCGTCGACGAGCTGCACGAAGACGTGGCGGGCCGAGCGGGTCACGACCAGGCGCGGCCGCGACTCGGTGCCCACGATCTTCTTGCGAAGGCGGGCGTGGCGACGCGCACGCGCGTCGGACTTGCTCTTCAGAGCCATGCTTACTTACCAGCCTTTCCGGCCTTGCGGCGGACGACCTCGCCCGCGTATCGCACGCCCTTGCCCTTGTACGGCTCGGGCTTGCGGATCTTGCGGATGTTGGCCGCGGTCTCGCCGACCGCCTGCTTGTCGATGCCGCTGACCGTGAGCTTGTTGTTGCCCTCGACGGTCAGGGTGATGCCGGCGGGCGCGTCGACGGTCACGGGGTGCGAGAAGCCGAGAGCGAACTCGACGGACGAGCCCTTCTGAGCCACGCGGTAACCGGTGCCGACGACCTCGAGGCCCTTGGAGTAGCCCTGGGTCACGCCGATGATGTTGTTGTTGATCAGGGTGCGGGTCAGGCCGTGCAGGGCACGCGACTCGCGCTCGTCGTCCGGACGGGTGACGAGAACCTGGTTCTCCTCGACCTTGGCCTCGATGGGCTTGGCGACGGTCAGTCGCAGCTCGCCCTTCGGGCCCGTGACGACGACGTCCTGGCCGGTGACCTCGACGGTCACACCGGCAGGGATGTCAATGGGAAGACGTCCAATACGCGACATCAGATCACCACACGTAGGCGAGGACTTCCCCGCCGACGCCCTTCGACTCGGCCTGGCGGTCCGTGAGGAGGCCAGAGGAGGTGGACAGGATCGCGACACCCAGGCCACCGAGGACCGTGGGCAGCTCGGTCGACTTCGCGTAGACGCGGAGACCGGGCTTGGAGACGCGCTTGATGCCGGCGATCGACCGCTCGCGGTTCGGGCCGTACTTCAGGGTCATCGTGAGGGTCTGGCCGACGCGGGCGTCGGTGACCTCCCAGCCGGAGATGTAGCCCTCCTGCTGGAGGATCTCGGCGATGTGGGTCTTGAGCTTGGAGCTCGGCAGCGACACGGAGTCGT
It contains:
- a CDS encoding adenylate kinase, yielding MTAARLLIVGPQGSGKGTQGIRIAEALGIPAVSTGDVFRANVKQGTELGQQVQAIIAGGDLVPDELTSAIVRDRLEQADAAGGFLLDGYPRNLAQVGDLDAFLQARGEELTGVIELVVPRDESIARLSKRAAEQGRADDNEESIAKRLAIYENETAPILDVFRERGIVDQIDGVGSLDEITERITAALAARGITA
- the secY gene encoding preprotein translocase subunit SecY, encoding MFSAIARVFRTPDLRRKIGFTLAIIAIYRLGAHVPTPFVNFPNVQSCLGQSGTAQGLLSLVNLFSGGALLQLSIFALGVMPYITATIIVQLLRVVIPHFETLYKEGQSGQAKLTQYTRYLTIALALLQSTTLVTVARSGQLIPVAGVPECEQLLTSEAWYAQLLMIITMTAGTGLIMWFAELVTERGVGNGMSILIFTSIAATFPAALWSIAIARGFEIFLLVLAVGIAVVALVVFVEQSQRRIPVQYAKRMVGRRTYGGTNTYIPIKVNMAGVVPVIFASSLLYIPALVAQFNQTPDADGNVPGWVAWIQQYFTTGDSPFYMAVYFLLIIGFTYFYVAITFNPVDVADNMKKYGGFIPGIRAGRPTAEYLDYVLTRITAPGSIYLGLIALLPLIALATVGANQNFPFGGASILIIVGVGLETVKQIDAQLQQRHYEGLLR
- the rplO gene encoding 50S ribosomal protein L15, translating into MAEKKDDKKAKAETTAARPGVLKVHHLRPVPGSNTAKTRVGRGEGSKGKTAGRGTKGQKARYQVKAGFEGGQMPLHMRTPKLRGFKNPFRVEYQVVNLDKLAELYPQGGDVTIGDLVAKGAVRKNEKVKVLGTGDISVALNVSVDKVSGSAEQKIVAAGGSIK
- the rpmD gene encoding 50S ribosomal protein L30 codes for the protein MAARLKVTQVKSKVSEKQNQRDTLRSLGLKRIGDSVVRPDDAQTRGYVKTVAHLVKVEEID
- the rpsE gene encoding 30S ribosomal protein S5 yields the protein MSDAVTNNNGENPVTEQATTEQAAATAPVEREAREPRRGSRERNNNRDRGSRDADKSQFLERVVTINRVSKVVKGGRRFSFTALVVVGDGNGLVGVGYGKAREVPLAISKGVEEAKRNFFRVPRTGSTIPHPVQGEAAAGVVLLRPAAAGTGVIAGGPVRAVLECAGIHDVLSKSLGSSNTINIVHATVEALKQLEEPRAVAARRGLDFDQVAPARLVRAEAEANAAQKVGA
- the rplR gene encoding 50S ribosomal protein L18; translated protein: MALKSKSDARARRHARLRKKIVGTESRPRLVVTRSARHVFVQLVDDAKGHTVASASTLEADLRTFDGDKTAKARKVGELVAERAKAAGVADVVFDRGGNRYAGRVAAIADGAREGGLNL
- the rplF gene encoding 50S ribosomal protein L6: MSRIGRLPIDIPAGVTVEVTGQDVVVTGPKGELRLTVAKPIEAKVEENQVLVTRPDDERESRALHGLTRTLINNNIIGVTQGYSKGLEVVGTGYRVAQKGSSVEFALGFSHPVTVDAPAGITLTVEGNNKLTVSGIDKQAVGETAANIRKIRKPEPYKGKGVRYAGEVVRRKAGKAGK
- the rpsH gene encoding 30S ribosomal protein S8, with the protein product MTMTDPVADMLTRLRNANSAHHDSVSLPSSKLKTHIAEILQQEGYISGWEVTDARVGQTLTMTLKYGPNRERSIAGIKRVSKPGLRVYAKSTELPTVLGGLGVAILSTSSGLLTDRQAESKGVGGEVLAYVW